A DNA window from Prevotella intermedia ATCC 25611 = DSM 20706 contains the following coding sequences:
- a CDS encoding SDR family NAD(P)-dependent oxidoreductase, with amino-acid sequence MEKKIVMVTGATSGIGEACAKKFAQGGYNVIITGRRKEKLDALKKELEGMGAEVLAMQFDVREREAAKKAVEFLKDKWAKIDVLINNAGLALGLDKEYEGDFDDWDTMIDTNIKGLLNMTRFVVPAMVERNEGHIINIGSVAGDAAYANGNVYCATKAAVKTITDGLRIDVAESNVRVTNLKPGLVQTNFSNVRFHGDDARADNVYKGVKPLTGDDIADVAFYAASAPAHVQIAEVLVLATHQANGSVIVRK; translated from the coding sequence ATGGAAAAGAAAATTGTAATGGTTACGGGCGCAACGAGCGGCATTGGCGAGGCTTGCGCTAAGAAGTTTGCACAAGGTGGATATAACGTCATCATCACGGGGCGTCGGAAAGAAAAGCTCGATGCACTGAAAAAGGAACTCGAAGGTATGGGTGCCGAGGTGCTGGCAATGCAGTTCGACGTGCGCGAACGCGAAGCTGCCAAGAAGGCAGTGGAGTTTTTAAAGGACAAGTGGGCAAAAATTGATGTGCTGATAAACAATGCAGGACTTGCATTGGGCTTGGACAAAGAGTATGAAGGCGACTTCGACGATTGGGACACGATGATAGACACCAACATCAAGGGACTGCTGAATATGACTCGTTTTGTAGTGCCTGCTATGGTGGAGCGCAACGAAGGACACATTATTAATATAGGTTCAGTGGCTGGCGATGCTGCCTATGCGAACGGAAATGTGTATTGTGCCACGAAGGCAGCGGTGAAAACCATTACCGACGGCTTGCGCATTGACGTGGCAGAGAGCAATGTGCGTGTTACGAATCTGAAGCCAGGACTGGTGCAAACCAACTTCTCGAATGTTCGTTTCCACGGCGACGATGCTCGTGCCGATAATGTTTACAAGGGTGTGAAGCCACTGACAGGCGACGATATTGCCGACGTTGCTTTCTATGCAGCGAGTGCGCCAGCCCACGTTCAGATAGCCGAAGTGCTTGTTTTGGCTACTCATCAGGCTAACGGCTCGGTTATTGTGAGAAAGTAA
- a CDS encoding ABC transporter permease produces the protein MGKKTDGRRTDIGNNLIVSICYIWWIEMKNTIKDEGVLIFFILVPLLYPLLYSWIYNNEVVRDVPVVIVDQSHTATSRQFIRMFDASPDVKAAYYCNSLSEAQALVAQQEANGIMLFPEDFERTLNRGEQAHVSIYCDMSIMLAYKAIYLTAIHVSLDMGKERQKEGIGTVTVRDEELRTQPMEIAEEPIFNVTGGYGNAILPGVLILILQQTLLLGIGLSAGTARENNRYQDLVPISKHHNGILKIVLGKSLCYFMIYCVVTAYITLAVPRFFNFTMLAHPIDLIRLLVPYLLSVIFFGMTISCVVRYRENVMLLVVFTSIPFLFLTGVSWPQSNIPGAWEGLSWLIPSTFGVRGFLRLSSMGGTFADIRTEVFALWVQTAIYFSITCLVYRYQIISARKHAIAHIKSIKDKIEQARAAKKSQISEDKTTQN, from the coding sequence ATGGGTAAGAAAACAGACGGCCGTCGTACAGACATAGGCAACAATTTGATAGTTTCTATCTGCTACATTTGGTGGATAGAGATGAAGAATACCATCAAGGACGAAGGTGTGCTTATCTTCTTCATTCTTGTGCCGTTGCTCTATCCGCTTCTCTACTCGTGGATTTACAACAACGAGGTGGTGCGCGATGTGCCCGTCGTGATAGTAGACCAGTCGCACACGGCTACCTCACGGCAGTTCATTCGTATGTTCGATGCCTCGCCCGACGTAAAGGCTGCCTACTATTGCAACAGTCTTTCAGAGGCGCAAGCCCTTGTAGCCCAACAAGAAGCCAACGGCATTATGCTCTTCCCAGAAGACTTTGAGCGCACGCTGAACCGTGGCGAGCAAGCCCACGTCAGCATTTATTGTGATATGAGTATTATGCTTGCCTACAAAGCCATTTATCTAACGGCAATCCATGTTTCGCTCGATATGGGCAAGGAACGGCAGAAAGAGGGAATAGGAACGGTTACCGTGCGCGACGAAGAGTTGAGAACGCAGCCTATGGAAATAGCCGAAGAACCCATCTTCAACGTTACGGGAGGATACGGAAACGCCATTCTGCCAGGTGTGCTGATACTTATCCTGCAACAAACACTGCTGCTCGGAATTGGTCTTTCGGCAGGTACGGCACGCGAAAACAACCGCTATCAAGACCTTGTACCCATCAGCAAGCACCATAACGGCATACTGAAAATAGTGTTAGGCAAATCGCTTTGCTACTTCATGATATACTGTGTGGTAACGGCTTACATTACTTTGGCAGTGCCACGCTTCTTCAACTTCACAATGCTGGCGCACCCCATAGACCTTATCCGCCTGCTTGTGCCTTATCTTTTATCGGTTATTTTCTTCGGTATGACGATTTCGTGTGTCGTCCGTTATCGCGAAAACGTAATGTTGCTTGTCGTGTTCACCTCCATTCCCTTCCTTTTCCTGACGGGAGTAAGTTGGCCGCAGAGCAACATTCCAGGTGCTTGGGAGGGGCTGTCGTGGCTCATTCCGTCTACCTTCGGCGTGCGTGGATTCCTCCGTCTGTCGTCTATGGGGGGCACCTTTGCCGACATACGCACTGAAGTGTTTGCCCTTTGGGTGCAAACCGCCATATATTTTTCCATTACCTGCCTTGTTTATCGCTATCAAATTATCAGTGCCCGCAAGCACGCTATTGCACATATAAAGAGCATAAAAGATAAAATTGAGCAGGCACGGGCAGCAAAGAAATCACAGATTTCTGAGGATAAGACAACACAAAATTAA
- a CDS encoding ABC transporter permease translates to MFRRIIRIAAREVGQMIHTPIYLFCMIVFPIIILLFFTSLMNTGQPEDMPCGVVDNDNSTVTRTLVRRLDAFQNTKVVAHYTNVNEARRAIQQGKIYAFLYIPEGTTAKLISGRQPKVSFYYSNVTLVAGSLLFKDLKIITTLGSAAVGSAKLEMFGKTEREIKAKLQPIVLDVHTIGNPWLSYNIYLSTIMVPGVLMLFMLLITAYSIGTELKFGRSREWLQMAGKNIFIAISGKLLPQFLVFFTIFLGYEWYVYGYLGFPHPGGIAKMMLLALLTVASSQGFGVFVFGLMPSLRMSMSICSLWAVVGFSACGATYPLFAMDSPIVAMAQLVPLRHYYMVYQMSIFNGYPLINAWPHVVALVAFAALPLLTVRNIRRAMLEYVYIP, encoded by the coding sequence GTGTTCCGACGCATCATAAGAATAGCTGCACGAGAGGTAGGACAGATGATACATACGCCTATCTACTTGTTTTGTATGATAGTCTTTCCGATTATCATACTGCTCTTCTTCACGTCGCTTATGAACACCGGACAGCCCGAAGATATGCCTTGTGGAGTGGTGGACAACGACAATTCTACCGTTACCCGCACGCTTGTGCGCCGTTTAGATGCCTTTCAGAACACAAAGGTGGTGGCACATTACACGAATGTGAACGAAGCACGGCGCGCCATTCAGCAAGGAAAAATCTATGCGTTTCTGTACATTCCCGAAGGAACAACGGCAAAACTCATCAGCGGAAGACAGCCCAAAGTGTCGTTCTATTACAGTAATGTAACGCTCGTAGCAGGCTCCTTGCTCTTCAAAGACCTGAAAATCATCACCACACTTGGCTCTGCAGCCGTAGGTTCGGCTAAGCTTGAGATGTTCGGAAAGACCGAACGCGAAATAAAAGCAAAGCTCCAACCCATTGTTCTTGATGTGCATACGATAGGCAATCCGTGGCTGAGCTACAACATTTACCTGTCTACAATTATGGTGCCGGGTGTGCTGATGCTGTTTATGTTGCTCATTACGGCATACTCGATAGGCACGGAACTGAAGTTCGGACGCTCGAGAGAGTGGCTGCAAATGGCAGGAAAGAATATCTTCATCGCCATTTCTGGCAAGTTGTTGCCGCAGTTCCTTGTGTTCTTCACCATATTTTTGGGCTACGAATGGTACGTTTACGGCTACTTAGGTTTCCCACACCCCGGTGGAATCGCCAAGATGATGCTGCTTGCGCTGCTCACCGTGGCATCATCGCAAGGCTTCGGCGTGTTCGTTTTCGGACTAATGCCGTCGCTCCGTATGTCGATGAGTATTTGTTCGTTATGGGCTGTGGTGGGCTTTTCAGCTTGCGGTGCAACCTATCCGCTGTTTGCAATGGATTCGCCCATCGTGGCAATGGCACAGCTCGTACCGCTCCGACATTATTATATGGTGTACCAAATGAGCATCTTCAACGGCTATCCGCTCATAAATGCGTGGCCGCACGTGGTGGCACTCGTGGCATTTGCAGCCCTTCCATTGCTTACGGTGCGCAACATTCGCCGTGCTATGCTGGAGTATGTGTATATACCTTAA
- a CDS encoding HlyD family secretion protein, whose translation MSAKSQHNNILLAILGFATVVVSVAVIGYFTLGKEEEIIQGEVEVSEYRVACKLPGRVSEIRVKEGDFVHKGDVLAVLEIPEVSAQEKVAAAAAGATEALSDLSEAPNRQEIITATYKVYQQAITANDIAEKTYGRLLRLYNEGVISAQKRDEAEAAFQTTKSAVDVARAQYELATSGKREETKRAAKKQAQAARSAVDVVKSILKETVQRATADGEVSTIYPKVGELVGLGSPIMSISMVNDVWTTFNIREDQLNGMKVGTKLKGFLPAFNKDIDLQVTSIKDQGTYAVWKATKANGQYDLKTFQVKAKPIGKFDGLRPGMSVILKK comes from the coding sequence ATGTCAGCAAAATCGCAACATAACAATATTCTTTTAGCCATTCTCGGCTTTGCTACCGTAGTTGTATCGGTGGCAGTAATAGGCTATTTCACATTAGGAAAAGAAGAAGAGATTATACAAGGAGAAGTGGAAGTCAGCGAATACCGTGTGGCTTGCAAGCTGCCAGGGCGTGTCAGCGAAATCAGAGTAAAGGAAGGCGACTTCGTTCATAAGGGCGACGTGCTGGCAGTACTCGAAATTCCAGAGGTCAGCGCACAAGAAAAGGTTGCCGCCGCAGCAGCAGGTGCAACCGAAGCATTAAGCGATTTATCCGAAGCACCTAACCGACAGGAAATTATAACGGCAACTTACAAGGTTTATCAACAAGCCATTACAGCCAACGACATAGCCGAAAAGACCTACGGACGCCTGCTCCGACTATACAACGAGGGCGTTATTTCTGCACAAAAGCGGGACGAAGCCGAAGCTGCATTTCAAACTACGAAGTCGGCGGTAGATGTTGCACGTGCCCAATACGAACTTGCGACGAGCGGAAAGCGCGAAGAAACGAAGCGAGCAGCGAAGAAACAAGCACAGGCGGCACGCTCTGCAGTAGACGTGGTGAAGTCTATTTTGAAGGAAACGGTGCAGCGGGCAACTGCCGACGGCGAGGTTTCTACTATCTATCCGAAGGTGGGCGAACTTGTAGGATTGGGCAGTCCCATTATGAGCATATCAATGGTGAACGACGTTTGGACCACTTTCAATATTCGTGAAGACCAGCTGAACGGTATGAAAGTGGGTACAAAGCTGAAAGGTTTCTTGCCTGCGTTCAACAAAGACATCGACTTGCAAGTAACATCTATCAAAGACCAAGGCACGTATGCCGTATGGAAAGCCACTAAAGCCAACGGTCAGTACGACCTGAAGACCTTCCAAGTAAAGGCAAAACCCATTGGCAAGTTTGATGGATTGCGCCCCGGTATGTCGGTGATACTGAAGAAATAA
- a CDS encoding TolC family protein encodes MRLTLLFSILFTAVPSAFSQETLSLQRCREMALANNKQLAISRVTADIAENTHKAAKTKYLPRVTGMAGYEHLSREVSLLNDKQKKTLSSLGLATVDKLNGQIGQSISQLVQQGIISAEAAQRLGDVLGNITAPLSQAGNNIGETIRQGLRTNTKNMYAAGIMVTQPIYMGGGIKAMNDIAAIGEEFAQNDIELKRQTVLFAVDNAYWLIVSLRKKEQLATQYRNLISKLHDNVNKMYDAGVATKADGLKVSVAVNTANLTITEIENGISLAKMALCQLCGLPLDGELKLEDENTDELSAFTPTNYNDADTAFNARPEVRILQNTVDITKQNTKLIQSFYRPHLALTAGYTITNPNSFNGFEQKFKDVWSIGLVLHVPIWNWGEGKYKVRAARSVTQMAQMELSDVRHKIRLEVEQNRFRLKNANSRLATANKNMASAEENLRVANLGFTEGVMTVTDVMQAQTAWLSAKTAIIDAEIAVRTAQVGLKKALGEL; translated from the coding sequence ATGAGACTAACGTTGCTTTTCAGTATATTATTTACAGCTGTTCCATCGGCTTTTTCGCAAGAAACGCTATCGCTGCAACGCTGCCGCGAAATGGCTTTGGCGAACAACAAACAGCTTGCAATATCGCGTGTTACAGCCGATATAGCTGAAAACACACACAAAGCAGCCAAGACCAAATATCTGCCGCGCGTTACAGGTATGGCAGGATACGAACATCTGTCGCGCGAAGTGTCCTTGCTGAACGATAAACAGAAAAAAACTTTATCGTCGTTGGGGTTGGCTACAGTGGATAAACTAAACGGACAGATAGGTCAAAGCATCAGTCAGTTGGTGCAGCAGGGCATTATTTCAGCCGAAGCAGCACAACGTTTGGGCGATGTCTTGGGCAACATAACCGCTCCATTGTCGCAGGCAGGCAACAACATTGGCGAGACTATACGTCAGGGATTGCGCACAAATACAAAGAATATGTACGCTGCAGGCATTATGGTTACGCAACCTATATATATGGGAGGTGGCATAAAAGCTATGAACGACATAGCTGCCATTGGCGAAGAGTTTGCCCAAAACGACATTGAACTGAAACGACAGACGGTTCTTTTCGCAGTAGACAACGCCTATTGGCTCATTGTTTCGCTCCGAAAGAAGGAACAACTTGCCACGCAATATCGCAATTTGATAAGCAAACTGCACGATAACGTGAACAAAATGTACGATGCTGGCGTAGCGACAAAGGCAGACGGACTAAAGGTTTCGGTAGCTGTGAACACGGCAAACCTTACCATTACGGAAATAGAAAACGGTATTTCGCTTGCAAAAATGGCACTCTGCCAACTCTGCGGATTGCCTCTTGACGGTGAATTGAAGCTCGAAGACGAGAATACCGATGAACTTTCAGCCTTCACGCCCACCAATTATAACGATGCAGATACGGCTTTCAACGCTCGCCCCGAAGTGAGAATACTGCAGAATACGGTCGATATAACCAAGCAGAACACAAAGCTCATTCAGTCGTTCTATCGTCCGCATCTTGCCCTGACAGCAGGTTACACGATTACAAACCCCAATTCCTTCAATGGTTTCGAGCAGAAATTCAAAGACGTTTGGAGCATTGGACTCGTTTTGCACGTACCTATTTGGAACTGGGGAGAAGGCAAATACAAGGTGCGGGCGGCTCGTTCGGTTACCCAAATGGCACAAATGGAACTGAGCGATGTGCGCCACAAGATACGTTTGGAGGTAGAACAGAACCGCTTCCGCTTGAAGAATGCGAACTCGCGCCTTGCTACGGCAAACAAGAATATGGCATCGGCAGAAGAAAACCTGCGTGTAGCCAACCTTGGATTTACCGAAGGAGTAATGACTGTTACCGATGTCATGCAGGCACAAACAGCTTGGCTGTCGGCAAAAACAGCCATTATAGATGCCGAAATAGCCGTACGCACCGCACAGGTAGGACTTAAAAAGGCACTCGGTGAACTGTAA
- a CDS encoding DUF4492 domain-containing protein, translated as MNKKGFLYKVFDLYYDGFRSMTLGKTLWLVILVKLFIMFFILKLFFFPNFIKENAKKGNEAKFVETEMLKRN; from the coding sequence ATGAACAAGAAGGGCTTTTTATATAAGGTGTTCGACCTTTATTATGATGGTTTCAGGAGCATGACGCTGGGCAAGACACTGTGGTTAGTGATTTTGGTCAAGCTCTTTATTATGTTTTTTATTCTTAAATTGTTCTTTTTTCCTAACTTCATAAAGGAGAATGCGAAGAAGGGAAACGAAGCCAAATTCGTAGAAACGGAAATGCTGAAACGGAATTAA
- a CDS encoding cytochrome ubiquinol oxidase subunit I → MGNLLLTIDPDVVNWSRAQFALTAIYHWLFVPLTLGLALIMAIMETYYYRTGEEFWKKTAQFWQRLFGINFAMGVATGIILEFEFGTNWSNYSWFVGDIFGAPLAIEGMLAFFMESTFVAVMFFGWKKVSRGFHLASTWLTGIGATISAWWILVANAWMQNPVGCEFNPDTMRNEMTSFWEVALSPMAVNKFTHTITSAWVLGAAFCVGVSCWYLLKKRHVEFARKSLKIGATVGLVSSLLTAMVGDESAYLVAKHQPMKLAAMEALYEGGKGEALTAVALVNPFSQPDYMNETEPPMKIAVPNVLSFLATRDFNGYVPGIRNIINGYTKNDGTVEPSLKEKMARGKQAIAALKDYRSGQKTEANIKTLKDNMKYFGYGYIKNADETVPPIGINFWAFRIMVGLGSLFILVFAIILFVVYRKDITRPRLLQLVGVALIPLAYIASECGWLVAEFGRQPWTIQDMLPTWAAVSDLNSGSVALTFFLFLFLFTAMLLVEISIMCKQIKKGPEL, encoded by the coding sequence ATGGGAAATCTATTATTAACCATCGACCCAGATGTAGTGAACTGGTCGCGTGCCCAGTTTGCGCTTACAGCCATTTATCACTGGCTGTTCGTGCCACTCACGCTTGGCTTGGCACTCATTATGGCAATTATGGAGACGTACTATTATCGTACGGGAGAAGAGTTTTGGAAAAAGACAGCCCAATTCTGGCAGCGTCTTTTCGGTATTAATTTTGCGATGGGTGTTGCCACTGGCATCATCTTGGAGTTCGAATTCGGAACCAACTGGAGCAACTACTCTTGGTTCGTGGGCGACATTTTCGGTGCGCCACTTGCCATTGAGGGTATGTTGGCTTTCTTTATGGAGTCTACTTTCGTAGCGGTTATGTTCTTCGGTTGGAAGAAAGTATCGCGCGGATTCCACCTTGCGTCTACTTGGCTCACTGGTATTGGTGCCACAATATCAGCTTGGTGGATTCTCGTTGCCAATGCGTGGATGCAGAATCCTGTCGGTTGCGAGTTCAATCCCGACACGATGCGCAACGAAATGACATCGTTCTGGGAAGTGGCTTTAAGCCCAATGGCAGTGAACAAGTTTACCCACACCATTACTTCGGCTTGGGTTTTGGGTGCTGCTTTCTGCGTTGGCGTCAGCTGTTGGTACTTGCTGAAGAAGCGTCATGTAGAGTTTGCACGCAAGAGCTTGAAGATTGGTGCAACCGTAGGTCTTGTTTCATCGTTGCTTACAGCGATGGTTGGCGACGAATCAGCCTATCTTGTAGCAAAGCATCAGCCTATGAAGCTGGCAGCCATGGAGGCTTTGTACGAAGGAGGTAAGGGCGAGGCACTCACAGCAGTAGCCCTTGTAAATCCGTTCTCGCAGCCCGACTACATGAACGAAACCGAACCACCAATGAAGATAGCTGTGCCTAACGTGCTTTCGTTCCTTGCCACACGCGATTTCAACGGTTATGTGCCGGGTATACGCAACATTATAAACGGCTATACAAAGAACGACGGCACTGTTGAACCATCGCTCAAAGAGAAGATGGCACGCGGCAAGCAAGCCATTGCAGCCCTCAAGGACTATCGCAGCGGACAGAAAACGGAAGCCAATATAAAGACTTTGAAGGACAATATGAAGTACTTCGGCTATGGCTACATTAAGAATGCCGACGAAACCGTGCCTCCTATCGGCATCAACTTCTGGGCATTCCGCATAATGGTGGGCTTGGGTTCACTGTTCATTCTTGTATTTGCCATTATCCTGTTTGTGGTTTATCGCAAGGACATTACACGTCCTCGCCTCTTGCAATTGGTAGGTGTTGCCCTCATTCCGTTGGCTTACATTGCGAGCGAATGTGGCTGGTTGGTAGCCGAATTCGGCCGTCAGCCTTGGACAATTCAGGATATGTTGCCAACATGGGCAGCGGTGAGCGACCTCAACAGTGGAAGCGTAGCTCTTACGTTCTTCCTCTTCCTGTTCCTCTTCACTGCTATGTTGTTGGTAGAAATTAGCATTATGTGTAAACAAATAAAGAAAGGACCAGAACTATGA
- a CDS encoding cytochrome d ubiquinol oxidase subunit II yields MTYDFLQHYWWFLIALLGALLVFLMFVQGANSMIFQLGKTDVERRMVVNSTGRKWEFTFTTLVTFGGAFFASFPLFYSTSFGSAYWVWVIILFSFIIQAVSYEFQNKAGNLLGVKTFQTCLIINGIMGPLLLGGAVATFFTGSNFIVEKANIVNEMQPVISHWANASRGLDVLLNPWVVIFGIAVVFLARVLGILYINNNVSDDAIRSRVRPQLLVNTALFLVFFLAFLVKTLIGEGYAVNAEGTIVMEPMKYLNNLLDMWYLALVLLAGVLLVLFGIVRTLMQKDYIKGIWPTGIGVVLVVIVLFLIAGYNNTAYYPSTADLQSSLTIKNSCSSEFTLTAMFYASLIAPFVLAYIFYAWRSIDSKKIDRQEIEEDDHAY; encoded by the coding sequence ATGACATACGATTTTTTGCAACACTACTGGTGGTTTCTCATTGCACTTTTAGGCGCGTTGCTCGTCTTCCTAATGTTTGTGCAGGGTGCCAACTCTATGATATTCCAGTTGGGTAAGACCGATGTAGAACGCCGTATGGTGGTAAACTCTACGGGTCGCAAGTGGGAATTTACCTTCACCACGCTCGTTACGTTCGGCGGTGCATTCTTCGCATCGTTCCCACTCTTTTACAGCACCAGCTTCGGCTCGGCTTATTGGGTGTGGGTCATCATTCTTTTCTCGTTTATCATTCAGGCTGTAAGCTATGAATTTCAGAACAAGGCAGGCAATCTACTCGGCGTAAAAACCTTCCAGACCTGTTTGATTATCAATGGTATTATGGGGCCGTTGCTCCTTGGCGGTGCAGTGGCAACCTTCTTTACAGGCTCTAACTTCATTGTAGAAAAGGCGAATATCGTGAACGAAATGCAGCCTGTCATCTCGCATTGGGCGAATGCTTCTCGTGGTCTTGACGTGTTGCTGAACCCTTGGGTGGTTATTTTCGGTATTGCGGTTGTGTTCCTCGCTCGTGTGCTGGGCATACTCTACATTAATAATAATGTGTCTGACGATGCCATTCGCTCGCGCGTTCGCCCGCAATTGTTGGTGAACACGGCGTTGTTCCTCGTTTTCTTCCTCGCTTTCTTGGTGAAAACCCTCATCGGCGAAGGTTATGCAGTAAACGCCGAAGGCACCATCGTGATGGAACCAATGAAGTATCTGAACAATCTTCTCGATATGTGGTACTTGGCACTCGTTCTCTTGGCAGGTGTGCTGTTGGTGCTTTTCGGCATCGTTCGCACCCTTATGCAGAAGGATTACATCAAGGGCATTTGGCCAACAGGTATCGGCGTAGTGCTGGTTGTTATCGTGTTGTTCCTCATTGCAGGCTACAACAACACGGCATACTACCCTTCTACTGCCGACTTGCAAAGCTCTCTGACCATCAAGAACAGCTGTTCGAGCGAGTTTACCCTCACCGCAATGTTCTATGCAAGTCTGATTGCACCGTTCGTTCTCGCCTATATCTTCTATGCTTGGCGCAGTATCGACAGCAAGAAGATTGACCGTCAGGAAATAGAAGAAGACGACCACGCATATTAA
- a CDS encoding CobW family GTP-binding protein, protein MDKKETPVLLLTGYLGSGKTTLVNKILSNNKGIKFAVIVNDIGEVNIDADLIEKGGVVDQQDDSLVALQNGCICCTLKMDLVQQLSDIVKMHRFDYIVIEASGICEPAPIAQTICAYPQIYPDLAKDGRAVLDSIVTVVDARRMCDEFSAGNDLMKKELDEDDIENLLIQQIEFCSFVLLNKADDVSPEELQKVRHIVRALQPKAEIIECNYGDVDFDRILDTKDFDFDKVATSASWIAAIENEGDDEHHEHDEHHHDEHHGEKHSHHHHHHHHHDHLENEEHGEALEYNIDTFVYYARRPFDLNFFDDFVARKWPKSIIRCKGLCYFDNEKDVCYVFEQAGKQVTLRNAGQWYATMPEFELREFLERNPRLKKDWEEPYGDRMQKLVFIGQNMDKAAIKAELDKCLK, encoded by the coding sequence ATGGATAAAAAGGAAACACCCGTCTTGCTGCTCACAGGATACCTCGGAAGCGGAAAGACAACACTCGTAAACAAAATTCTTAGCAACAATAAAGGTATAAAATTCGCTGTTATCGTAAACGATATTGGCGAGGTGAACATTGACGCCGACCTGATAGAAAAAGGCGGCGTGGTAGACCAACAGGACGATTCGTTGGTGGCATTGCAGAACGGTTGCATCTGCTGCACGTTGAAAATGGACTTGGTGCAGCAGCTTAGCGACATCGTGAAGATGCACCGCTTCGACTATATTGTGATAGAAGCCAGCGGCATCTGCGAGCCTGCCCCTATCGCACAAACCATCTGCGCCTATCCGCAAATCTATCCCGACCTTGCAAAAGACGGTCGTGCGGTGCTCGACAGCATTGTTACGGTGGTAGACGCACGCCGTATGTGCGACGAATTTTCGGCAGGAAACGACCTGATGAAGAAAGAATTGGACGAAGACGATATAGAAAACCTACTGATACAGCAAATAGAATTTTGCAGTTTCGTGCTGCTGAACAAGGCTGACGACGTATCGCCTGAAGAACTGCAGAAGGTGCGCCACATTGTTCGCGCGCTGCAACCGAAGGCGGAAATCATAGAATGCAACTACGGCGATGTGGATTTCGACCGCATTCTCGACACGAAGGACTTCGATTTCGATAAGGTTGCAACGTCTGCTTCGTGGATTGCTGCCATAGAAAACGAGGGCGACGACGAGCACCACGAACACGATGAACACCACCACGATGAGCATCACGGCGAGAAACACAGCCACCACCATCATCACCATCACCACCACGACCATCTTGAAAACGAAGAGCACGGCGAGGCATTGGAATACAACATCGACACGTTCGTGTACTATGCACGCCGCCCATTCGACCTGAACTTCTTCGACGACTTCGTTGCACGCAAGTGGCCGAAGAGCATTATCCGCTGCAAAGGGCTTTGCTACTTCGACAACGAGAAAGATGTTTGCTATGTTTTCGAACAGGCTGGCAAGCAGGTAACGCTGCGCAATGCAGGTCAGTGGTACGCCACTATGCCCGAATTTGAACTTCGTGAGTTCCTTGAGCGCAACCCACGCTTGAAGAAAGACTGGGAAGAACCTTACGGCGACCGTATGCAGAAGCTGGTGTTCATCGGTCAGAATATGGACAAAGCAGCCATTAAGGCAGAATTAGACAAATGTTTGAAATAA
- a CDS encoding peptidylprolyl isomerase, producing MKKTITLLLFCLVTVLAQAQTDTRREVELVTDSGTIRIALYNETPLHRDNFLKHVQNGDYNGVLFHRVIKNFMVQAGDLASKTAQAGQMLGDTPEAYSIPAEICFPKLYHKRGALAAAREGDNVNPERASSSTQFYIVWGQKFSDQQLEWAQSRIDKYTDGKAKLTPELCETYKTLGGTPHLDGSYTVFGEVLEGLEIVEKIQQAATDDNDRPINDIRIVMAKVVK from the coding sequence ATGAAAAAAACTATCACCCTCCTTCTCTTCTGCCTTGTAACTGTATTGGCACAGGCGCAGACCGACACTCGCCGCGAGGTGGAACTCGTTACCGACAGTGGCACTATCCGCATTGCACTCTACAACGAGACACCCCTGCACCGCGACAATTTCCTGAAGCACGTGCAGAATGGAGATTACAACGGTGTGTTGTTCCACCGCGTTATCAAGAATTTTATGGTGCAGGCAGGCGATTTGGCATCGAAAACGGCACAGGCTGGACAGATGCTCGGCGATACTCCTGAGGCTTACAGCATACCTGCCGAGATTTGTTTTCCTAAGCTCTACCACAAGCGTGGCGCATTGGCAGCTGCACGCGAGGGCGACAACGTGAATCCCGAACGTGCATCATCGTCTACTCAATTCTATATTGTCTGGGGACAGAAGTTCAGCGACCAGCAGTTGGAATGGGCACAAAGCCGTATCGACAAGTACACCGACGGCAAGGCAAAGCTGACGCCCGAACTCTGCGAAACCTATAAAACGCTTGGCGGTACACCCCACCTCGACGGTTCGTACACCGTATTTGGCGAAGTGCTCGAAGGTCTCGAAATCGTTGAAAAGATACAGCAGGCAGCCACAGACGACAACGACCGCCCCATCAACGATATTCGCATCGTAATGGCAAAGGTAGTTAAGTAA